A region of the Microthrixaceae bacterium genome:
AGCGGGGGGCCGTGGGGCTCGCAGGTCGGCGCCGGTGCAGAACGAGTCGCCCGAGGCGGAAAGGACCACCGCTCGCACGTGGAGGTCGGTGCTTGCCTCGGCCAGCAGCGCGATCACCCGGTCGCGCTGGTCGGGGCTGATGGCGTTCTTGACGTCAGGCCGGTTGAGGGTGATCCACGCCACGCCCCGGTCGTCGACGTGGTGAAGGACCTGCTCGGTCAGGGGAAGGTCGATCGAAGGGGTGGTCACGGCGCACTCTCCTTGGCTTGGGTGGAGGGAGCGTACGCCGTGACCTGACGACCCGTCAGATCAGGTGGTGGCGTTCAGAACTGGAACGGGTTGAAGCCGCACTCGGCTTCGATCACCTTCAGGAGACGCTGGAAGGCAGGCTGCATTGCGGTGCTGCGCTCCTGGATGCCAGCTGCGTCGGCCGGGTTCTCGTCGCGGTACTTCACGAAATCGATAACCAGTTGGAAGTCGGCCTGGAGCTCCTCGGGAGCAGCGGCCATCTGGGCCTCGGCAGACGCCAACTGCTCGGAGGTGGTGGCGTTCTGGCCTTCTCGAGCGGCTTCACAGAGCTTCTCGTACTCGGAGCGCACCCCGGAGGACTCTTCCTTGGAGTCCTTCGAGCAGCCGACCATCAAGACACTGGCGGCAAGTGCGGCAGAAAGCAGGATTCGGGGGGTGCGGTTAGCCATGGCAGTAGAGCTTGTCACACCAAGGGGGTCCCGCTATCGACACCGTCGTCCTCTCCGTCAGCGGGTGGGCGTCGGCGTTCCGGGGTCGATGAGCTGGCCCAACGCAACCCGGTCCACCTTCTGCATGGCGGTCAGTGGCAGTGACGACACCAGGACTAGGTCTTCGGGCAGCTTGAAGTGGGCAAGGTGTCCAGCACCGTGAGCTCGTAGATCTGCCAGTGCGGGAGGTTGGTCGGGGTCGACAGGGACGACGACGGCCACCCCCACCTCGCCCAACACGTCATCAGTTCGGGGCACCACCGCCACCTCGGCCACGGCCGGGTGAGTGCCGAGCACGGCAGCTACCTCAGCAGGGAAGACGTTGTAGCCGCCGCGGATGTACATCTCGCTGAGGCGCCCGGTCATGGTCACGTTTCCGCCGGCGTCGATGGACCCCAAGTCTCCGGTTCGGAGCCATCCGTCGACCAGGACATCGGCGGTCGCCTCGGGATCACCCCAATAACCCGAGGTGACGGCCCGGCTCTTCAACCACAGTTCGCCCACCTCTCCCGGCGGGACCGGTGACCCCTCGGGGTCGCGGGCCTCCACGTACATCCCCGGTCGGGGTCGACCCACCGTGTGGAGGGCGATCGCGTCGGGGTCGTCGGGTGATGTGGCCGTTCCCACCCCGCCGCCCTCGGTGGAGGACCAGCGGATGGAGTAGCCGGAGTTGAAGCGTTCCCGGGCGTCGGTGACCAACGCCGGTGGAGAAGCGGCACCACCCACCACCAGCAGCTTCACGCAGGCGAGGTCTCGTCGATCGAAGTCGGGATCGCGCAACAGCAGCGCGATCTGAGGGGCCACCGCCCCAATGGTTGTGATCCCGGTTCGTGCCACCAGATCCAGGACATCGCCGGCCCGCCACCGATCCAGTAGGTGGGTGGTGGTACCCATGCGCAGGTACCAGGCCAGCTTGGTGGTGAACCCGACGTGGGCGAACTGGGTGGAGCCGTACTGGGCTATGGGCGCTGATCCCCACCTTTCGCCCACGTCGTAGTTGGTTATGGCCGTCAACTGCCGGTCGGTGAACCACGCCCCCTTTGGTGTACCGGTGGTGCCGGAGGTGAACACGACGGCGACGGGTCGGTCGGGGTCGTTGGGCGGGGTGTCGGGCCGGTGTCCACGTCGGGCAAGCCCGGTTACGTCTTCGGGGGAGGCCAGCACCAGATCGGGTTCGACCCGGGCCAGGCATGCGTCCCTCTCGGATGCGGTCAGCCTCGGGTTCACGCCGGCGGTGGTGGCCCCGACCTTGGCCGCGGCGATCTGGGCCAGAACCCACCACGATGTCGAGCCGAGGGTCAGCGAGGCGATCTCGTCGGAGCGCTCGTGAAGCTCTCGGTAGGTGAGGTTGGTGCCGTCGTGGTCCACAAACGCTGGACGGTCACCGAAGCGATGAGCTGCTTCGGCGACGGTGGCGGCCAGGTAGCCAGCGCGGGTGGTTCCCGGGGCCAACCAATGCGTCGGAACCGAACCCGCGCCCGGTTCGGCCCGGGTAGGCCAGGTGGGGTCGGAGGTCACGACTCGACGGTAGCGCCGCTCGGGCCGGGGCTAGCCGCCAACATGGGGTGGTGACTCCCGGTGCACGTGGATCCGAATCGCTGTCGATCGGCCAAGCCCGTCGCCTGGCCCTGTCGGCCCAGGGATTTGCCGACCCGGCACCGACGGGTCGAGTCGACCGCCGTCACGGTCGCCGGTTGTTGTCTCGGGTCGGTGTCATCCAGATCGACTCCGTCAACGTGGTGTGCCGAGCCCAGGAGTTGGCCCTTTTCGCCCGCCTGGGCAGTCATCGTCGGAGCCTGCTCAGCGAGATGACCGAGCGCAGCGACATCTTCGAGTACTGGGCCCACGAGGCGTCCCACGTCCCGGTGGAGATGCATCCGTTGCTGAGATGGCGGATGGACGACGCCCGGGCTGGGATCGGGACCTGGGCTGGAGTGGCCGCCGTGGCGACCCAGGACCAGGGTTTGGTCGGCTCCGTGTTGGACCAGGTCGTGGACCGGGGTCCGATGACCATCGGAATGTTGGAGGGGGGCGGGCCGCGCACCTCGGGAATGTGGGGGTGGAGCCAGGGAAAGCTGGTCTTGGAGTACCTGTTCTGGAGTGGCCAGGTCACGGCTCGTAGAGGACCCAACTTCGAGCGGCTGTACGACCTGCCAGAACGGATGCTTCCGGCCGAGGTCCTGGCCGCGGCGACACCGACCCGACACGACGCCCTCCGGGCTCTGCTGGAACGGGCGGCGCGTGCTCACGGTGTGGGCACTGCTGGGGACCTGGCTGACCATTTCCGGTTGCCGGTCCGCCTCTGTCGGCCCTTGTTGCAGGAGTTGGTGGAGGATGGTCAGCTCGCAGCGGTGACGGTCGAGGGATGGCGTGAGGTCGCCTACCGCCATCGGGGCGTGGTGTTGCCCCGGACGGTGTCGGCACGGGCGCTGCTGTCACCGTTCGACTCGCTCATCTGGGAACGTTCCCGGACCGAACGCCTATGGGACTTCCGCTACCGCGTCGAGATCTACGTACCCGCCCACAAGCGGGTCCACGGCTACTACGTGCTGCCGTTCCTGTCGGGGGACAGGCTGGTGGCGCGGGTCGACCTCAAGGCCGATCGCAGCACCGGCAGTCTGCGGGTCCGGGCTGCGTACGCCGAGTCGGGCGTCGACCAGGGCGAGTCGGCGAGGGAACTGGCGTTGGAGCTGGGCGGGATGGCGCGGTTTCTCGGTCTGGACGAAGTGGTGGTGGAGCCAGTGGGTGACCTGGCGAAGCCGCTGGCCGCCGCAGTGAGTTCGGTCTAACGGATGCGGGGTTCGACTCGGCCGGCAGCGAAGGTCTTCTGGCCTTCGGCCAGGTCATCCTCGTTCATGCCCAAGTTCAAGAAGGTGTTGCCCAGGTCGAGCGCCTGACGACGGCTCAGCTCCCGGCCAGCCCACAGAGCGCGCAGCGTG
Encoded here:
- a CDS encoding acyl--CoA ligase; this encodes MAATVAEAAHRFGDRPAFVDHDGTNLTYRELHERSDEIASLTLGSTSWWVLAQIAAAKVGATTAGVNPRLTASERDACLARVEPDLVLASPEDVTGLARRGHRPDTPPNDPDRPVAVVFTSGTTGTPKGAWFTDRQLTAITNYDVGERWGSAPIAQYGSTQFAHVGFTTKLAWYLRMGTTTHLLDRWRAGDVLDLVARTGITTIGAVAPQIALLLRDPDFDRRDLACVKLLVVGGAASPPALVTDARERFNSGYSIRWSSTEGGGVGTATSPDDPDAIALHTVGRPRPGMYVEARDPEGSPVPPGEVGELWLKSRAVTSGYWGDPEATADVLVDGWLRTGDLGSIDAGGNVTMTGRLSEMYIRGGYNVFPAEVAAVLGTHPAVAEVAVVPRTDDVLGEVGVAVVVPVDPDQPPALADLRAHGAGHLAHFKLPEDLVLVSSLPLTAMQKVDRVALGQLIDPGTPTPTR
- a CDS encoding YcaQ family DNA glycosylase; its protein translation is MTPGARGSESLSIGQARRLALSAQGFADPAPTGRVDRRHGRRLLSRVGVIQIDSVNVVCRAQELALFARLGSHRRSLLSEMTERSDIFEYWAHEASHVPVEMHPLLRWRMDDARAGIGTWAGVAAVATQDQGLVGSVLDQVVDRGPMTIGMLEGGGPRTSGMWGWSQGKLVLEYLFWSGQVTARRGPNFERLYDLPERMLPAEVLAAATPTRHDALRALLERAARAHGVGTAGDLADHFRLPVRLCRPLLQELVEDGQLAAVTVEGWREVAYRHRGVVLPRTVSARALLSPFDSLIWERSRTERLWDFRYRVEIYVPAHKRVHGYYVLPFLSGDRLVARVDLKADRSTGSLRVRAAYAESGVDQGESARELALELGGMARFLGLDEVVVEPVGDLAKPLAAAVSSV